GAATTGGATGAATCCTAGAAAATTCAGGCACAGCGGTGTTTTTCATCATCGTTGGTGATTGCGAGGCTTTTTTGGTCATGATTTTCACTCCTGTATCGGGGCGGTTATGGCATCTGGTGGCAAATCTGAAAAGCAAAAATTGCCAGCCATGATTTCCCCATCCCCCACCCCGGACAGGTGCGCGACATTGGCGCGCAGATAGGCTGCCAGGGCCTCTGGCGCGCCCCGAGGGGGCACATTTGTCGCTTCGGCACCTTCTTTGCTACCATCTTCGCCACTGTAAAGATTGCGTTTAATGGCATCCACCAACAGGCTATCCGTTGCACCTTCTGCCAACCCCGTTTCATAGGCGCCAACACGGCCATAAAATTCCTTGGCCATCACCTTCACCCGAGGGCCAATACGCAAATCAGGGATTCCCATTTCACGCAAATTCCGATCCATATCGGCAAACATCAGGTCAAACAAGGCCTGGCCGATTTCTGGGTCCATGCCCGGTTTTTTCAGGCGATGTAAGACCATGAATGCATGAAGCGCCAACATTTCAAACCGCCCCTCGGGACTGTCCATAACGCCCATATCACGATAAAATGCAGGTTGGCGCGATTGCGCCATAATCTTTTGGTAAAGATCATGGACACACGCACTGATACGGCGGCGAGACAGGAAAGCTGAAAAAAACATAGTGACCCGGAAATAACGGTTGAGAGCGCCTGACAGCAGTTGACAGTGGGAATGGCCCGATGCGATTGTTCCGCGAAACATGGCGATAGAGCTGACCTCCGTCAAGTCTGCCCTTTATCCTTATTGCTATTTAGAAGATTAAACACAGAATTAATTACAAAATAAATGATGGTGATAAACAGGTGATTTTCTTTTCATCTCACAAAAAAAATAAATCTGGCCAGAAAACTGGTGCACTTGCATCAATCGCGATTGCCTCAGTGTTGATCAGTGCCTGTGCGGCAGATGTCAACGTACGCGGAAATATCATTGATCCAGATCAATCTAAAATCATCAAACCAGGCGTTCAAAACAAAGCTGCTGTGCGCAACCTGCTTGGTTCACCAACCAATGTTTCTACCTTTTCTAATGACACTTGGTACTACATTACCCAGCTTGACCATGCCCGCGCCT
This is a stretch of genomic DNA from Rhodospirillales bacterium. It encodes these proteins:
- a CDS encoding outer membrane protein assembly factor BamE; the protein is MIFFSSHKKNKSGQKTGALASIAIASVLISACAADVNVRGNIIDPDQSKIIKPGVQNKAAVRNLLGSPTNVSTFSNDTWYYITQLDHARAFRENTSLSRNIFAVSFDKTGIVTKIKTYTLKDGRKVRYAKRVTPTPGREFTLIQQLMGNLGRFETKDNE